Proteins from a single region of Halogeometricum borinquense DSM 11551:
- a CDS encoding gas vesicle protein GvpD basic region 2 domain-containing protein, with amino-acid sequence MTSPDPASLLTEQQGRALFPREISRFFTGDPGHALLVKGAPGTGKTLFTIRGLDVLERDGDVLYVSTRVDQDTVHEMYFEEHFSLDKTSILDLSQDPFELPLDMDVPFERLDLDALLEWIQQVKAASKRLTIAFDSWELIYEYLATRHDEPPDIETVTTQLVALARQEDIRLLLVSETADSSPLEYIVDGVVTLQVAEDERGRTRRHLRLEKLRGVRIGNRLQPITLANGQFQAITPVELPTVHTGTGSGTWKPRPNSKAKFSTGISDLDPILSGGYNRGSVVHLELGTDLSRDAWCVLTLPTIRNFLVNEMGVAVVPPREGSPGLLHNDLNSVLTPRVFDTYCHVFETYAGPSRSKDTYENDDQSEAPSGTSRAVSKSDVDSSIGIGATRREEQSRTSDDVVERNRSTTIDERLESPVEGGQLDYEPYMEYVEQVRKQSDGPLLHVISMDTARSTFETWLGDFANYVALHNDLAILITKPGTELRKRADRVADMHLRLERSGKAIMLYGENPLTSMLGIGIDQSQSIPRITLTEMV; translated from the coding sequence ATGACCTCACCTGATCCTGCATCCTTGCTCACGGAACAACAGGGCCGTGCGCTCTTTCCCCGCGAAATCAGCCGTTTTTTTACTGGCGACCCGGGTCACGCTCTGCTCGTTAAGGGAGCGCCGGGGACAGGGAAAACGCTGTTCACGATTCGCGGTCTTGACGTTCTGGAGCGTGATGGTGATGTTCTCTATGTGTCGACTCGCGTTGACCAAGATACGGTCCACGAGATGTACTTCGAGGAGCATTTTTCCCTCGATAAGACATCCATTCTCGACCTCTCCCAAGACCCGTTCGAGCTTCCGTTAGACATGGATGTCCCGTTCGAGAGGTTGGATTTAGACGCTCTACTCGAATGGATCCAACAGGTCAAGGCCGCAAGCAAGCGGCTCACGATTGCGTTCGACAGTTGGGAGCTCATTTACGAGTACTTGGCCACTCGCCACGACGAACCGCCGGATATCGAAACTGTGACGACCCAGTTGGTCGCTCTTGCCCGTCAAGAGGACATCCGACTGCTGCTCGTCTCCGAAACCGCCGATTCGTCGCCGCTCGAATACATCGTTGACGGTGTTGTTACGCTACAGGTTGCGGAGGACGAGCGCGGACGCACGCGGCGACATCTCCGATTGGAGAAGTTACGCGGTGTCCGTATCGGTAATCGGTTACAGCCGATCACGCTTGCCAACGGCCAGTTTCAAGCGATTACCCCTGTCGAGTTGCCGACTGTCCACACGGGAACTGGGAGTGGCACATGGAAGCCACGCCCGAACTCGAAGGCGAAGTTCTCGACGGGGATTAGTGATCTCGACCCCATTCTGTCGGGCGGGTACAACCGTGGGAGCGTCGTACACCTCGAACTGGGTACTGATCTCTCCCGCGATGCGTGGTGTGTCCTGACGCTCCCGACAATCCGTAACTTCCTCGTCAATGAGATGGGTGTTGCTGTTGTTCCGCCGCGGGAAGGGAGCCCGGGGCTACTTCACAACGACTTGAACTCGGTGCTGACGCCCCGCGTGTTCGATACGTACTGTCACGTCTTCGAGACGTACGCGGGTCCGTCTCGAAGTAAAGACACATACGAGAACGACGACCAATCGGAGGCCCCCTCCGGGACATCACGGGCGGTTTCGAAATCAGATGTGGACAGTTCCATCGGAATCGGGGCCACGCGTCGGGAGGAGCAGTCACGCACATCGGATGATGTCGTGGAGAGAAATCGGTCCACCACAATCGACGAGAGGCTCGAATCGCCCGTGGAAGGAGGTCAACTCGATTACGAGCCGTACATGGAGTACGTCGAGCAGGTGCGAAAGCAGAGCGATGGGCCGTTGTTGCACGTGATCAGCATGGATACGGCACGATCGACGTTCGAAACGTGGTTGGGTGATTTTGCGAACTATGTCGCCCTCCATAACGACCTAGCGATTCTCATCACTAAACCGGGAACCGAACTCCGAAAGCGGGCGGACCGTGTCGCAGACATGCATCTCCGATTGGAGCGGTCTGGCAAAGCCATCATGCTGTACGGCGAAAATCCGCTGACTTCCATGCTCGGTATCGGTATCGATCAATCACAGAGCATCCCCAGAATCACACTCACAGAGATGGTGTAA
- the gvpA gene encoding gas vesicle protein GvpA: MAQPDSSSLAEVLDRVLDKGVVVDVWARVSLVGIEILTVEARVVAASVDTFLHYAEEIAKIEQAELTATAEAAPTPEA, translated from the coding sequence ATGGCTCAACCCGATTCATCGAGTTTGGCGGAAGTTCTGGACCGCGTATTGGACAAGGGTGTCGTCGTCGACGTGTGGGCGCGTGTCTCCCTCGTCGGTATCGAGATTCTGACCGTTGAGGCGCGAGTCGTCGCTGCGTCGGTCGATACCTTCCTCCATTACGCTGAAGAAATCGCAAAAATCGAACAAGCGGAACTCACTGCTACCGCCGAGGCAGCACCCACGCCTGAGGCCTGA
- the gvpF gene encoding gas vesicle protein GvpF, protein MSDNLYTYGVIEQEDIELEVDGVGEAERVYTVDYRTLSAVVSDIDTTDPERTDEDIEAHNNVLQTVLEYDGGRTIVPMSFGMAFKGARTLKGVLRGARRPLRSALNDIEGTVELGVKIIAPAEDGIPRDEIQADVTDRLSEVSLNETENDLFSDRLIVNKSYLVEREHRDDFDAAIDAIEAAYDDELRVQYTGPWAPYNFVDIHIGAEQQGGR, encoded by the coding sequence ATGAGCGATAACCTATACACATACGGCGTTATCGAACAGGAAGATATCGAACTGGAAGTCGATGGTGTTGGCGAAGCTGAACGCGTTTACACCGTCGATTACCGCACATTGTCGGCCGTCGTATCCGACATCGACACGACGGATCCAGAGCGCACTGATGAAGATATCGAGGCGCACAACAACGTTCTCCAGACCGTACTCGAATACGACGGTGGCCGTACAATCGTCCCAATGAGCTTTGGGATGGCATTCAAGGGCGCTCGAACCCTAAAAGGAGTCCTTCGTGGAGCGCGACGGCCTCTACGCAGTGCTTTGAACGATATCGAGGGCACAGTCGAATTGGGGGTGAAAATAATTGCCCCTGCCGAAGACGGCATTCCCCGAGACGAAATCCAGGCCGATGTGACGGACCGGCTCTCGGAGGTGAGTCTCAACGAAACTGAGAACGACCTCTTCAGTGACCGACTGATCGTGAACAAATCGTATCTGGTCGAGCGCGAACACAGAGACGACTTCGACGCCGCAATCGATGCTATCGAGGCGGCGTACGACGACGAATTACGGGTGCAGTACACCGGACCGTGGGCTCCGTACAATTTCGTCGATATTCACATCGGGGCCGAGCAACAGGGGGGCCGATAA
- a CDS encoding gas vesicle protein GvpO yields the protein MSDQANDPPERDDINDVVSPTEIEGMPSAEHVDDESSEQATSAEAMPNQSSDSPIGLGDAQKRAREVAEELLEYKFEGIIKIEATDDDSWRTVVEVVERSAVPDTQDIIGCYEITLDETGSVTSYELLRRYRRGDMKEEM from the coding sequence ATGTCAGACCAAGCAAACGATCCGCCAGAACGTGATGACATCAACGATGTGGTCTCCCCTACCGAGATAGAGGGGATGCCGTCAGCGGAGCATGTCGATGATGAGTCTTCCGAGCAGGCTACATCGGCTGAAGCGATGCCGAACCAGTCTTCGGATTCACCAATCGGACTCGGTGACGCGCAAAAACGAGCGCGAGAAGTGGCAGAAGAGCTGTTAGAATACAAATTCGAGGGGATCATCAAAATCGAGGCGACGGACGACGACAGCTGGCGGACTGTCGTGGAAGTGGTCGAACGGAGTGCCGTTCCGGATACTCAAGATATCATCGGGTGCTACGAAATCACACTCGACGAGACGGGGAGTGTCACCAGCTACGAGCTACTGAGACGCTACCGACGTGGTGATATGAAAGAGGAGATGTGA
- a CDS encoding PadR family transcriptional regulator produces MERLAKELHEEIRMETELSFTVSAVRSLLASEYEPKHGSQFGESSSSPQYMETQLTDDAVATMDGWLDEAYLHTVSDKDVIAQLDEILLLLIAVRGEACGKELLQDLRRLFGVDLSPGTVYPHLNDLADEGMLDMTELTKRKIYRIADAEATFNSVEPAVNRLITFSLVLKALIIDCKTRHVQSQRSETDER; encoded by the coding sequence ATGGAACGGCTTGCCAAAGAACTCCACGAGGAGATCAGAATGGAGACGGAGCTATCGTTTACCGTTTCGGCTGTCAGGTCGCTACTTGCGTCCGAATACGAGCCAAAACACGGATCCCAGTTCGGCGAGAGTAGTTCTTCGCCGCAGTACATGGAAACACAACTCACTGACGACGCAGTGGCTACGATGGATGGCTGGCTCGATGAAGCGTATCTCCACACGGTCAGTGATAAAGATGTCATTGCACAATTAGACGAGATTTTACTGCTGTTGATCGCTGTGCGAGGTGAGGCTTGTGGAAAGGAACTCCTTCAGGATCTACGCCGTCTCTTCGGCGTGGATTTGAGCCCCGGAACCGTGTATCCTCATTTAAACGACCTCGCAGACGAGGGGATGCTCGACATGACTGAGTTGACGAAGCGGAAAATCTACCGAATTGCGGATGCGGAAGCGACGTTCAACAGCGTGGAACCGGCAGTGAATCGATTGATCACGTTTTCGCTCGTGCTGAAGGCACTGATAATCGATTGTAAGACCCGACACGTGCAGTCCCAACGGAGTGAGACGGATGAGCGATAA
- the gvpG gene encoding gas vesicle protein GvpG, with protein MFLLDDLLVNPFLSLVDILHTMALDEMYDTEAIQDDIKENRLLYEIGERSKEEYQQRKQELEAQLDTAKQVKSQMRGRVEIKG; from the coding sequence ATGTTCCTGCTGGACGATTTGCTGGTCAACCCGTTTCTCTCGCTGGTGGACATCTTGCACACGATGGCATTGGACGAGATGTACGACACCGAAGCGATTCAGGACGATATCAAGGAAAATCGACTGCTGTATGAGATCGGCGAGCGATCAAAAGAGGAGTATCAGCAGCGCAAGCAGGAACTCGAAGCACAGTTAGACACCGCCAAACAGGTCAAGTCCCAGATGCGGGGCCGTGTGGAGATCAAAGGCTGA
- the gvpN gene encoding gas vesicle protein GvpN, which translates to MTNGSRKRKVRGSQIRSSRDEKQEQNVRNRREKERQRLEKQESHRAGNGAAQFDDRFMPEEQPFVETEAVAQVETRMSRWLDVGRPVHLIGPTGCGKTALAMHVAHERDRPVVWINGDADLTTSDLVGEYAEKERISERDKYIHNVIKSKDIIRDRWVNNPLTVAVQEGATLVYNEFSRTKPVANNVLLSVFEEGVLELPGQRGESRYVDVHSDFRAILTSNSVEYAGVHEPQDALLDRLVGLYMDFYDRDTEVEIVQSHVDGLDAENIEQIVELMRELRERLDINVGTRAAIMAAEGIGTVDDRNQSVLTDICVDVLASKVAQRSEVSELRDVVESAIQDMEVTIS; encoded by the coding sequence ATGACGAACGGGTCACGCAAACGGAAGGTTCGAGGGTCGCAAATCCGCTCGTCTCGCGACGAAAAACAAGAACAAAACGTACGCAATCGCAGAGAAAAAGAACGCCAACGCCTCGAAAAACAGGAGTCTCACCGAGCAGGGAACGGAGCAGCACAGTTCGACGACCGATTTATGCCCGAAGAACAGCCGTTCGTCGAGACCGAGGCGGTAGCGCAGGTCGAAACGCGCATGAGTCGGTGGCTCGACGTGGGACGGCCCGTTCACCTGATCGGGCCGACCGGTTGTGGAAAGACGGCGTTGGCGATGCACGTCGCTCACGAGCGCGACCGCCCGGTCGTCTGGATCAACGGTGATGCCGACCTAACGACGAGTGACCTCGTCGGAGAGTACGCCGAAAAAGAGCGCATTTCAGAGCGCGACAAGTACATCCACAACGTCATCAAGAGCAAGGATATCATCCGTGATCGATGGGTGAACAATCCGCTAACAGTGGCCGTGCAGGAAGGAGCGACGCTGGTGTACAACGAGTTCTCCCGGACGAAACCCGTCGCAAACAACGTTCTCCTGTCGGTCTTCGAGGAGGGGGTTCTCGAACTCCCGGGACAGCGTGGAGAGTCCAGATACGTCGATGTACACTCCGATTTCCGAGCGATTCTGACCTCGAACTCCGTGGAGTACGCTGGCGTTCACGAGCCACAAGATGCGCTCTTGGATCGTCTCGTCGGCCTCTACATGGATTTCTACGACCGTGATACCGAGGTCGAAATCGTCCAGTCCCACGTCGATGGACTCGATGCCGAAAATATAGAACAGATCGTTGAATTGATGCGCGAGTTGCGCGAGCGGCTCGATATCAACGTCGGGACACGAGCGGCGATTATGGCTGCTGAGGGCATCGGAACTGTCGATGATCGTAACCAATCCGTACTAACGGACATCTGTGTTGATGTGTTGGCCTCGAAAGTTGCTCAGCGTAGTGAGGTTTCGGAGTTGCGAGACGTGGTCGAGTCCGCCATCCAAGACATGGAGGTCACCATTTCTTAA